Genomic DNA from Bacteroidota bacterium:
TTTTTACATAAGCTCCTTTCCAATGCCCTTCAAAAGAATTGTTAATAGGGTTAAAATTTAGTTTAACTTTTTCAATCAACTTGCCATTTATATCTACAATATTACCTTGTTTCGAAATGTCAAGTTTTGTTTTTATAACAATTCCGTGATCGGACCCGGTTCCATTATTTGAGATATAAACTTGGGTTCTTGCATTTTGGTCAATCAGTAAATCAGCAATACCAACATAATTGTTAACGATGGGCAAGCTATCAATTAAAAGTTCGCCATTATGATTTGTGAATCCATTGTAAATAAGTTTTGAAGTTTGACTCACGCTATCCAATAACATGAATTTAATCTCTGCATTTGGTAAAGGAAATCCCTGAATATTTGTCCGAGTAATTATTTGTCCCGAATAAAGTGTATCGGAAGAACTGGCACTTTTAAGAAAGTTGATTTCATCAGGAATCATAGTTCCATTTAGCATTACTAAAGAGAATAAAAGTAATATGGAGATTAACATTAAAGTTCTTGGTTTTTCATTCTTCTTCATGCCACTTATAGTTTTTTGGATACAATAATCGATTTCTACGCTAAAAATACCTTAATGTTCACATCCATAGTTGTCAAGCTAAAAAAACGTCCTAAAAACTGCCATAACATTGCAAAACTGCCTTTGCGTGTTTTACTGATTTTGATACGTGAACCACCGAAATTAGTCCTTAAAATGTAAATCATGGACTAAAATTTTTTAATATTGACCTGTGAAAAAATTAACATCACTTATTAATTTAAAAACTTAAAATTATGGCATTAGATCAAAAGGTAAATGATTTTATGGCAAAAGTAATTGCTAAAAATCCAGGTGAATCTGAATTCCACCAAGCCGTTCACGAAGTAGTTGAATCTTTGATTCCTTACGTTGAAGAAAACCCAAAGTACAAAGCTGCAAAGATTCTTGAGAGACTAACTGAGCCTGAAAGGATTATTTTATTCAGGGTTCCTTGGTTGGATGATAAAGGAGAAATCCAAATCAATAAAGGATACAGAATTGAAATGAATAGCGCCATTGGACCTTACAAAGGGGGATTGCGTTTCCATCCAACAGTAAACCTTGGTGTTTTAAAATTTTTAGCATTTGAGCAAGTTCTTAAAAACAGCCTAACAACACTTCCTATGGGTGGAGGAAAAGGCGGATCTGATTTCGATCCTAAAGGAAAATCAGACAATGAAGTTATGCGCTTTTGCCAAAGTTTTATGACAGAATTACAACGACATATTGGTCCTGACACAGATGTTCCTGCTGGTGACATTGGTGTTGGTGGTCGTGAAATTGGTTTCTTATTCGGACAATACAAAAGACTTCGTAATGAATTCACCGGTGTTTTAACTGGTAAAGGATTAGGTTGGGGTGGATCATTAATCCGTCCTGAGGCAACCGGATATGGTGCTACTTATTTTGCTCAAAATATGCTAGCAACAAGAGGCGACTCTTATAAAGGAAAAATCGTTGCTATTTCTGGTTCCGGAAACGTTGCTCAGTATGCTTGTGAAAAAGTTACCGAATTAGGTGGTAAAGTTGTTACTTTATCTGATTCTGCAGGTTTCATTTATGATAAAAATGGAATTGATGCCAATAAATTAGCTTATCTGATGGAACTGAAAAATGTTAAACGAGGTAGGATTAAAGAATATGCTGATAAATTCGGTTGTGAATATTTCGAAGGAAAACGTCCTTGGTTTGTTAAATGTGATGTAGCGATGCCTTGTGCTACTCAAAATGAAGTTAACGAAGAGGAAGCAAAAACTTTGATCGCAAATGGATGTTTCGTTGTTTCTGAAGGAGCAAACATGCCTTCAACCCCTGATGCAATTGCAGTTTACACAGCAGCAAAAATTCTTTACGGCCCTGGTAAAGCAGCTAATGCTGGTGGTGTTGCCGTTTCTGGTCTTGAAATGTCACAAAACTCACTTCGCCTATCTTGGACACGCGAAGAAGTTGATAGCCGTTTAAAACAAATTATGAAAGATATTCACACTACTTGTGTTACTTATGGAACTCAAGGTGAATACATTGATTACGTAACAGGTGCCAATATTGGTGGTTTTGTAAAAGTTGCAGATGCCATGTTAGCCCAAGGTGTTGTATAACACAATTAACTAACCTAATTAGTCGAACCCTGTCATTAAATGACAGGGTTTTTTTATAATTTTCATTTAAAAGTCTCAGGATTATTGATCTATTTTATGAATACAAAATTTATTCAGAAATTTTATATCTGAACAGCCTCTAAGAGTTTTTTAAGTTCTGCGATTTTGTCGTTGTACCCAAGTTTTGTATATGCTAATATCATATCTTCAAGAAGACGATGGATGATTGTTTTGTTATCACAGGGAACATAATAATTATCGCTTGGCTCCAGTTTCATTTGCCTGACGAACAGATCAATTTCATTTTTAGTAAAAACTTTTCCTTTATTAAATGGGTTCAAATAGAATAAAACATCATCTTTTTCAATTACATCATTTAAAATGGATATTTCATCAACATAAGCCAAAACAAAATGATTAGGCAAATTGACTCCGTAAACAGGAATTTTTAAACTACGACAGACTATTAGATATAGAAGGCCAAGCGATATGGGGTTTCCCAACTTAGTTTCAAGTAAATTATTAAGAAAAAAGTTCTCAGCGGCATAAAAATTCTTCTTGTTATTTCCGAAATGAAACAGATCAAAAAATACATGATTGATCACCTTTATCTTTTCTAACCCTGTAAGATTATTATTTAATTCAAGCCAAACATCTTGAATAATTTTTGCTGTTTGGGTAATAATTTTAGTTGAATCCAAATCAGGATAATTGTATTTTGTAACAATGATATATCCCAATAATAAATCCTCAAATTGAAAATGAGCCCATTTGTTCAATTCCAGATAGGTGTTTTCGAATTGAATTTCATGGATTAAATTCAAACTTCTTTGCTGAATAGTATCATCAAATGAATTCTCCCAGGCATTTTCAAGCGCAGGAATTGCTTCCGATCCATAAAGAAATATTTGCTCCTTTACTTTAGAGTATACTTTCTCATTGGGATCGTCCAATAAACGAACCAATGCCAGAAGTTCCTTACTATCTTTCTTATTACTTGTCATAATTATATCGCATCAAAGATAAGATAGTATCAAGAGAATAAACCCTTATGACAGTTAGCTTCTTAACAGGTCAATGTTGAAATTTATCGGGTCGGATTATTAAGCAGTGATCCTTTCAAGCAATAATTTTATAAGTGTTTCAACAGGTTTGTGATGATTGGAAGAGTACTCTTCGGTAATTCTGTTAGCGATTACGGCACAAATAGTTAAAACATTATGGCCAAGCGATCGCCCCAAACCGTATAAGGCAGAAGTTTCCATTTCGAAATTCAAAATTCTTTCATCTTTGTACCTGAAAGTTTCTAGTTTTTGGATAAAATCTGGGAAGTTCAACTCCATTCTCAAGGTCCGTCCCTGTGGCCCATAAAAACCGGGAGCTGTGACGGTAATTCCCTGATGCATGTCGAAGCCAATTTTTTTTGCCAGACCATCAGTACATTTTACAATATAGGATTGGGCAATTTGTTCAGGCCATTCTATTTGTTCTTCGACGAAGACACACATCTCTTTTTCAATAATACCATCCGGTACTTTATAAAAATTCAGAACCCCATCAAGCCCTAAGCCATATTTCGACATCACAAATGAATCAACTTCAATGTCTTTTTGAACAGCACCTGACGTTCCCAGTCTGATTAGATTCAGGGCTTTATGTTCAGGATTTATAGTTTTATTGCCTAAATCAATATTTGCAAGGGCATCTAACTCATTAATTACAATATCAATATTGTCGGGACCCATTCCGCTTGATAATACGGTAATCTTTTTCTTGCCAATCCGGCCGGTATGTGTATTTATCTCACGATTCTGCCCCTGAAATTCAATTTCATCGAAGTATTTTGATATAGTAGGCACTCTTCCCGGGTCACCAACAATGATAACGGTGTCAGCAAGATTCTCAGGTTTAAGGTTTAAGTGATAAATTGCTCCTTCTGCTGTCACAATTAACTGAGTGTTTTTAAGCTTTTGCATAATTGAATCTTTATTGATTTACAAATTTATGAATATGTTCTTATAAGCACGGTTAATTCTTTACTTTTGCATCATGAAGATTGAAATTATTAATATTGGCGATGAATTGTTAATTGGTCAGGTAATAAACACCAATGCTTCCTGGATGGCCGAACAGTTTAATCTGGCTGGATTTGAAGTGGTTCAAATAACAGCTATTTCTGATACTTATAGCCATATTTTTGAAGCACTTGATTTGGCTAAAAACAGAGCCGACGCTATTGTAATGACTGGTGGCTTAGGCCCTACTAATGATGATATTACTAAAGAAGCCTTGTGTAAATATTTTGATACAAATTTGGTCTTTAATGAGGAGGTTTATGTTCAGGTAGAAGCACTATTTAAGTTACGAGGATTTAGAGTTTCAGAAATTAACCGAAAGCAAGCCGAGCTGCCTGCGAATTGTATTCCCTTAAAGAATATTTATGGAACTGCAGCCGGGATGTGGTTTGAGCAGGATGATCTAATTATTGTTTCAATTTCGGGGGTACCTTTTGAAATGAAAACGTTGGTAAGTGATGAAATTATTCCTCGTTTATTGAAAAAGTTTAATCCCGGAATTATCTTAAACAAAACTGTTTTAACAGTAGGCATTGGAGAATCGGCATTAGCTGAAATTATTCAAAACTGGGAAAAATCATTGCCTCCGCATTTTAAACTGGCATACTTGCCTCAACCCGGAATCGTTCGCTTAAGACTAACTACAAGAGGAACTGATCGATCCAAACTTCAAATTGAATTAGATGAGCAAACTAGGGCATTACAAAAGCTTATTTCTGAACTCATTTTTGGCTATGACGATGACACCATCGAACAAATAGTGGTTGAGTCATTACTGCAGAAACAGAAGACGATTTCAATTGCTGAAAGCTGCACCGGTGGCTATGTTTCGCATTTGATTACAAGTATTTCTGGAAGTTCGGGTTGTTTTATGGGATCGGTTGTAGCCTACGATAACCGAATAAAAGAAAAAATGTTAGGAGTTTCGGCCGAAACCTTAACAAAATATGGAGCTGTAAGTGAAGAAGTCGTAATCGAGATGGCATCAGGCATTCAGTCAAGTTTAAACACTGATTATGCAATTTCGGTTTCAGGAATTGCGGGTCCTGATGGAGGTACTGAAGATAAACCTGTTGGTACAACCTGGATTGCGATTACAACACCGGATAAAAAAGTTATCGCGAAAAAATATCTTTTTGGAGAACATCGTGGGAGAAATATCAGGAAGGCCGCTATCACAGCATTAAACATGATCAGAAAGGAATTATGAAATATCCATTTTAACAAATGTTAATGCAAACTGTGAATGATTATATGGATATTCCATGTGACCAATAAAATTAAAATCACAAACACATGAAAAAATATTTCCTTAGAGTTGTCTAATTGAAAAAAAATCACGTAATTTGCACTCCGATTTAAAAAATGAATCTTAGATAAATTTATTGCTATGTCAAAAATTTGTGAAATAACAGGAAAAAGTGTAATTACAGGAAATAACGTATCACACTCTAATAGCAGAACTAAACGTACTTTTAGTCCTAACTTACAAACTAAAAAGTTTTATATTCCTGAAGAAGATCAGTGGATTACACTCAAGGTTTCGGCACATGCATTGCGTACCATCAATAAAAAGGGAATTTCTGCCTGTTTGAAGGAAGCACGTGAAAAAGGTTTTCTGAACAGATAACCGGCTTCAACTCAATATGTCCTGCTGTTGCATTTTATGTAGCAGCATTTTTTTTGCCTCCAAGTTTAAAACTATTTGAAAGAACCTTGTTCTTTTTGCCAAGAATCTACATCTCCTAATTAAAAAATGATTTCTTAGAAAATAATTAAGCTCAGAAAAAGTTATCTTAGCTAAGAATATTTATTGATAGATGATAAGCCCAAAACATTTGATCTCCTCATTCTTGTTGCTCATAGGCTTCTGTTCTTTTGCTCAGAACGAGGCTCTTGTATTTGGTAAGATTACAGATGAGCATAACCGACCTATCGAACTTGCTACCGTTTCTATCAAAAATGAATTAAAGGGAGCAGTTTCAAATAAAAGTGGTAATTATGAACTTATCATTCCTGCCCAAAAAGAGATCATTTTGGTTTACTCTTTTATTGGATATCAACAAGAAGAAATAAAATTGAATTTAGAAGCTCACTCAAGAAAGCAGTTAAATATTAAACTGAAGGTTTTGCCTACAGATTTACCGGATGTGGTCATTGTTGATGAGCAGATCAGAGAAAGTGGGTTGACGAAAATTGATCCTAAAACTGCTCAGGTAAGTCCTAGTATTTCGGGTAATATTGAGGATTTAATCAAGACGATGCCGGGAGTTTCATCGAATAATGAAATGAGTTCGCAATATTCTGTACGTGGAGGTAATTTTGATGAAAATCTGGTTTATGTTAATGGGATAGAAGTTTATCGTCCCTTTCTTATTCGTTCGGGACAACAGGAAGGCTTGAGTTTTGTGAATTCGGATTTGATTTCTTCAATCTTGTTTTCAGCCGGAGGTTTTGATGCCAAATATGGCGACAAGATGTCCTCAGTTTTAGATATTTCTTACAAACGTCCGAATTCAAATGGAGGTTCTGCTACCCTAAGTTTACTAAGTTCAAATGCACATATTGAGGGTGTTACGAAAGATAATCGACTTTCTTTTTTATTGGGGGTCCGCCATCAATCCAACCGATATATTTTGAAAGGCCTTGATACCAAAGGAGATTACAATCCTTCTTTTACAGATTTGCAAGGTTATGTTGATTATCAGGTAAACGATCAATGGGTCTTGTCCTTTTTGGGAAATATTGCAAGCAATGTTTATAATTTACAACCAAGCGATCGTGATACCCGATTTGGAACCGTAAATGAAGCTTATCGTTTAAAAGTTTTTTTTGAAGGACTGGAAGTAGATCGCTTCGAGACCAAATTTGGTGCTTTGTCAGCAAATTATCACCCGACTCAAAATTTGAATATTCATTTTACAGCATCAACTTTTAGTACAGTTGAAAGTGAAACTTTTGACATTCAAGGGCAATATTGGATTGGTCAGCTTGAAACCAATTTGGCCAGCGATGAGTTTGGAGATGTGATTGAATCACAAGGAATCGGGACGCACTTAAATCATGCGCGAAATTACTTAAAAGCTAGGGTTACAAGTTTTGAACATAGTGGCCAACTCTTTCATAA
This window encodes:
- the gdhA gene encoding NADP-specific glutamate dehydrogenase yields the protein MALDQKVNDFMAKVIAKNPGESEFHQAVHEVVESLIPYVEENPKYKAAKILERLTEPERIILFRVPWLDDKGEIQINKGYRIEMNSAIGPYKGGLRFHPTVNLGVLKFLAFEQVLKNSLTTLPMGGGKGGSDFDPKGKSDNEVMRFCQSFMTELQRHIGPDTDVPAGDIGVGGREIGFLFGQYKRLRNEFTGVLTGKGLGWGGSLIRPEATGYGATYFAQNMLATRGDSYKGKIVAISGSGNVAQYACEKVTELGGKVVTLSDSAGFIYDKNGIDANKLAYLMELKNVKRGRIKEYADKFGCEYFEGKRPWFVKCDVAMPCATQNEVNEEEAKTLIANGCFVVSEGANMPSTPDAIAVYTAAKILYGPGKAANAGGVAVSGLEMSQNSLRLSWTREEVDSRLKQIMKDIHTTCVTYGTQGEYIDYVTGANIGGFVKVADAMLAQGVV
- a CDS encoding transglutaminase-like domain-containing protein, whose amino-acid sequence is MTSNKKDSKELLALVRLLDDPNEKVYSKVKEQIFLYGSEAIPALENAWENSFDDTIQQRSLNLIHEIQFENTYLELNKWAHFQFEDLLLGYIIVTKYNYPDLDSTKIITQTAKIIQDVWLELNNNLTGLEKIKVINHVFFDLFHFGNNKKNFYAAENFFLNNLLETKLGNPISLGLLYLIVCRSLKIPVYGVNLPNHFVLAYVDEISILNDVIEKDDVLFYLNPFNKGKVFTKNEIDLFVRQMKLEPSDNYYVPCDNKTIIHRLLEDMILAYTKLGYNDKIAELKKLLEAVQI
- a CDS encoding nucleoside phosphorylase, coding for MQKLKNTQLIVTAEGAIYHLNLKPENLADTVIIVGDPGRVPTISKYFDEIEFQGQNREINTHTGRIGKKKITVLSSGMGPDNIDIVINELDALANIDLGNKTINPEHKALNLIRLGTSGAVQKDIEVDSFVMSKYGLGLDGVLNFYKVPDGIIEKEMCVFVEEQIEWPEQIAQSYIVKCTDGLAKKIGFDMHQGITVTAPGFYGPQGRTLRMELNFPDFIQKLETFRYKDERILNFEMETSALYGLGRSLGHNVLTICAVIANRITEEYSSNHHKPVETLIKLLLERITA
- a CDS encoding competence/damage-inducible protein A is translated as MKIEIINIGDELLIGQVINTNASWMAEQFNLAGFEVVQITAISDTYSHIFEALDLAKNRADAIVMTGGLGPTNDDITKEALCKYFDTNLVFNEEVYVQVEALFKLRGFRVSEINRKQAELPANCIPLKNIYGTAAGMWFEQDDLIIVSISGVPFEMKTLVSDEIIPRLLKKFNPGIILNKTVLTVGIGESALAEIIQNWEKSLPPHFKLAYLPQPGIVRLRLTTRGTDRSKLQIELDEQTRALQKLISELIFGYDDDTIEQIVVESLLQKQKTISIAESCTGGYVSHLITSISGSSGCFMGSVVAYDNRIKEKMLGVSAETLTKYGAVSEEVVIEMASGIQSSLNTDYAISVSGIAGPDGGTEDKPVGTTWIAITTPDKKVIAKKYLFGEHRGRNIRKAAITALNMIRKEL
- the rpmB gene encoding 50S ribosomal protein L28 — translated: MSKICEITGKSVITGNNVSHSNSRTKRTFSPNLQTKKFYIPEEDQWITLKVSAHALRTINKKGISACLKEAREKGFLNR
- a CDS encoding TonB-dependent receptor — its product is MISPKHLISSFLLLIGFCSFAQNEALVFGKITDEHNRPIELATVSIKNELKGAVSNKSGNYELIIPAQKEIILVYSFIGYQQEEIKLNLEAHSRKQLNIKLKVLPTDLPDVVIVDEQIRESGLTKIDPKTAQVSPSISGNIEDLIKTMPGVSSNNEMSSQYSVRGGNFDENLVYVNGIEVYRPFLIRSGQQEGLSFVNSDLISSILFSAGGFDAKYGDKMSSVLDISYKRPNSNGGSATLSLLSSNAHIEGVTKDNRLSFLLGVRHQSNRYILKGLDTKGDYNPSFTDLQGYVDYQVNDQWVLSFLGNIASNVYNLQPSDRDTRFGTVNEAYRLKVFFEGLEVDRFETKFGALSANYHPTQNLNIHFTASTFSTVESETFDIQGQYWIGQLETNLASDEFGDVIESQGIGTHLNHARNYLKARVTSFEHSGQLFHNDQFLQWGFKFQHEQINDRLSEWEMVDSAYFSIPNPLSIPGDPDPENPDLELFKSTKAKINLTSNRVSGFMQNKWLSKNDPRFSFNAGIRFNYWDFNEQFLISPRISINFKPEWNKDVLFRFATGYYYQPPFYKEIRDFNGQINHDIKAQKSIHFVGSADWNFKLWTRPFKFTSAIYYKYLDNLIPYKIDNVRIRYLAENNAKGYATGIDLKVNGEFVRGIESWASLSVMKTAEDIKNDFYWNYYNENGVLITPMVENQTATDSLLVEPGYIPRPTDQRFSFSLFFQDYLPQNPSYKVHLRLVFGSSLPFGPPNSEKYKDNLRIPPYKRVDIGFSKQIIDEKTNYSAKNPLRYLKSLWISGEVFNLFQISNTISYLWIKDVNNREYAIPNYLTPRQLNIKIIAQF